A stretch of Rhizobium sp. TH2 DNA encodes these proteins:
- a CDS encoding ABC transporter permease — protein MLNIRRVPPGALIGLILTALFLLVAIFAQVIAPYGLGEIAGGVWEPMSAKFPLGTDNLGRDLLSRMIYGAQTTIFIAVLATLISFSMGAILGFAAAVAGGWFDMTMSRLVDLLMAIPTLIFGLVVLSVLPSTLMTLILVMGVLDSTRVYRLSRAVAVDLNVMDFVEAAKLRGEGKWWVIFAEILPNALSPLVSEFGLRFIYAVLFLSALSFLGLGVQPPAADWGGMVKENKDGIVFGIPAALIPAAAIAALAISVNLVADWILNRTTDLKGGRGNG, from the coding sequence ATGCTTAACATAAGACGTGTTCCTCCCGGCGCCCTGATCGGCCTGATCCTCACCGCGTTGTTTCTGCTGGTGGCGATTTTCGCGCAGGTGATCGCGCCCTATGGACTGGGCGAGATCGCCGGTGGCGTCTGGGAGCCGATGTCGGCAAAATTCCCGCTCGGCACCGACAATCTCGGACGTGATCTCCTCTCCCGCATGATCTATGGCGCCCAGACCACGATTTTCATCGCCGTGCTCGCGACGCTGATCTCGTTCTCGATGGGCGCGATCCTGGGCTTCGCGGCCGCTGTTGCGGGCGGCTGGTTCGACATGACCATGTCGCGGCTCGTCGATCTCCTGATGGCGATCCCGACGCTGATCTTCGGCCTGGTCGTGCTCTCGGTCCTGCCATCGACGCTGATGACGCTGATCCTCGTAATGGGTGTGCTGGATTCCACGCGTGTCTATCGTCTCTCGCGGGCGGTGGCGGTCGATCTCAACGTCATGGATTTCGTCGAGGCGGCCAAGCTGCGCGGCGAGGGCAAGTGGTGGGTGATCTTTGCTGAAATCCTGCCCAATGCGCTCTCGCCCCTGGTTTCGGAATTCGGCCTGCGCTTCATCTATGCCGTGCTCTTCCTCTCCGCGCTATCCTTCCTCGGGCTCGGCGTCCAGCCGCCAGCGGCGGACTGGGGCGGCATGGTCAAGGAGAACAAGGACGGCATCGTCTTCGGTATTCCGGCGGCCCTGATCCCGGCCGCTGCGATTGCGGCGCTCGCCATCTCCGTCAATCTGGTCGCCGACTGGATCCTGAACCGGACCACCGACCTCAAGGGAGGGCGCGGCAATGGCTGA
- a CDS encoding ABC transporter permease: MSSPIVKLIAQRVALGILLLFAVSVLIFAGTQILPGDVAQSILGQSATPVSLANLREEMGLNDPAYVRYFRWLFGILQGDLGTALTSKLDIATSIKGRLWNTLFLAFWAAVVSIPLAIILGLLAVRYRNGPVDKLISGLALASTSVPEFFIGYLLVYFFAVKFQVFPGISTVYDGMPFLEKMKAIALPATALTLVVLAHMMRMTRAAILNVMQSAYIETAELKGLTAFEIIWKHAFPNAIAPIINVVMINLAFLVVGVVVVEVIFVYPGMGQYLVDHVAKRDVPVVQAVGLIFAAVYIFLNVVADVASILANPRLRHPK; this comes from the coding sequence ATGTCATCGCCCATCGTAAAACTCATTGCCCAGCGCGTCGCGCTGGGCATACTCCTCCTTTTCGCCGTATCGGTGCTGATCTTCGCCGGAACGCAGATCCTGCCCGGCGACGTCGCGCAATCCATTCTCGGCCAATCGGCGACGCCCGTCTCGCTGGCGAATCTGCGCGAGGAGATGGGCCTGAACGATCCCGCCTATGTCAGGTATTTCCGCTGGCTGTTCGGTATTCTGCAGGGTGACCTCGGCACTGCGCTGACCAGCAAGCTCGACATCGCGACATCGATCAAGGGCCGGCTGTGGAACACGCTGTTCCTCGCCTTCTGGGCGGCTGTTGTCTCGATCCCGCTGGCGATCATTCTCGGGCTGCTCGCCGTCCGCTACCGCAACGGACCGGTCGACAAGCTGATTTCCGGCCTTGCGCTCGCTTCGACCTCGGTGCCGGAATTCTTCATCGGCTATCTGCTGGTCTATTTCTTCGCCGTGAAATTTCAGGTCTTTCCCGGCATTTCAACCGTCTATGACGGTATGCCCTTCCTTGAGAAGATGAAGGCCATCGCGCTGCCGGCCACCGCGCTGACACTGGTCGTGCTTGCGCATATGATGCGCATGACACGCGCCGCGATCCTCAATGTCATGCAATCGGCCTATATCGAAACCGCGGAACTCAAGGGCCTGACTGCCTTCGAAATCATCTGGAAACATGCCTTCCCGAATGCCATCGCGCCGATCATCAATGTGGTGATGATCAATCTCGCCTTCCTCGTCGTCGGCGTGGTGGTGGTCGAGGTGATCTTCGTCTATCCCGGCATGGGGCAGTATCTGGTGGACCATGTCGCCAAGCGCGATGTGCCCGTGGTGCAGGCCGTCGGTCTGATCTTCGCCGCTGTCTATATCTTCCTCAACGTGGTGGCAGACGTGGCGTCGATCCTCGCCAATCCGCGCCTGCGGCATCCAAAGTGA